TCAGCTGTTCAACTTTCAATTTTGGGGCACATATATAAATTCCATCCAATAAGAGAGTGTGTTAAAAAGAATCAAGGTTGAGTGTGTCTTGCTAGTAATTTTCTTTAGGATTTTCTCTCttaatatatgttttttaaATGGGTTGTCATTATTCAATAAAAGGGATATTgaataaaataggaaaaaaatacTAGGGATTCTCAACTGTCATTTGATATATAAAGTCATTACAATATGcaaattattgaaaaataaataaattatggcGGCTTGGTAGTGATGTAATGATCGCCACATAATTTGCGTGTTTATTTTGCAGAAGTTTGAATACTCCACTAAGTGCCTTTGTCTTTACTCTTCGCGTTTAACCGTTGCAAAGTCAGTTAAATGCTAATGTCAATTAGTACCCCAACTTAAATGCGATCTAGTTTCGTCAATCATAAAATACATCATGTGTACGTAAAACAAACCAAAATGAGCaaattgaatgatttttttttaaagagactCATTTTTTAGCCTGACATAACCTTTAATTATCTGATCATATCAATGCAAACTGATGTTACTAATCACtttaagagaaaaaatgaaCAAACTCTTCTTATGAATTAAGATAAATGTTTCTTCACGTTGCACTCAATTATAATCAGACACACCTAAATAGTCGAGCAATTTCAAAGCTCCATCAGCTGTTAAAAGTAAAAATGGatcacattcaaagagtttctAGCAACATTTACTTTGTCACCCTTTATAGAACTGGCATTGGCTAGTTCTAGATCTCCCACTATTTACAATTTCATCTAGTAGAGTTCCAAGCTTGATGCCAGACATACCTGGCTTTACAACATCAATGTTTCCAGATAGTGAGCAAAACTCTCCTTCATCTTCTGAAACCTTTTTAGTCTTATTTATTTCAGTGTTAGAACACCACTCTCCTTGAACCAACCCATTAGAAGATCGGTTAagaatcaaatcatcaatttttTCCAGAACCAAATCACCTTCACCAAATGGACGTGCAAATGCAGCCCCTCTTTCCAACATAGTATCATAGTGTGATATATCAAGCAATTGGGATTCAGAAGGATCAGTGTCAAAAAGACTGTACATTAAAGTGTTATCCACAGTGGTGTTCTGGAACTCAGGGGAGTTACACATGACTGTGTGGAAATAAGATTCCAGGGGATAAACCACATTGCTGAAGAACATTAGAAGCTTTCTCGGTAAATTGTCCCACCCTTTCACACAGTACTCCATAAAAGCTCTTGTAAGAATCACCCAAGGTGAACCTGTTGATTAAATGACATGAGATACTGAAAAAAGAGCCAACATGGTGCTATAAATCTCCTGCTACCAAAAAGGTTCAGGGAGGGGTCAGAGCTACTTTGTAAATCTAATATAGGCAGCCTTAACTTGCATTTTTTGCAAGAGATTGATTCCACTGCTCAAACCTATGACTTCAAAGTCACACGTGGAGGGTCACGCCCTCTAAACATGGTTTATTTTTTCATTCTTAAAATTCAATTATCAAATTTGATTCATCATTTCCAATGTCTACTTGGGAATTAACAAAGGTCTGAACTTGGATGTTTGAAAGTAGACATACCATGAAACATGTTAAAGGCTTCTGGGGTTTCTCTGGATTCCACAGCAAAGAAAAGTGGGCTGCTCTTTTCATAATGCAAACTTTGGTCAACCACAATTTGATCAGTGTTTCTTTGCCTGCATCAGGTCAGGGACTTTATAACCTATTTACAAACATGATGGAGATATTTGAAAAACTTGTTCCTATTTTTTCTGTTACCAACATGTTACTGAAATTGAAAATCATCTATGTTTCTTTGGATAATTAACAGCTAAACTAGTCATGATTTATAGCATGTTTTGAAATTCTTCTATAATGGGttctaaaatcaaaatcaattctggagaGAAACTTGTGTGATACATTTGAGTGCCATAATTGATTCCAAGGACAAATAAGCTGCTCCAATTATACTATTAGACTATTTCTgtgttgcattcaggtaatatAATCCTCTCTACTCATACACAACAGAAAAGAGGTAACTAATTTGTACTTCAGCAGCTATAGTTATCACTACAGTCTATACTTCATAACATGCATCCAGACTTTGATTAATTTGAGGATTACTTACACGTTCCGAACCGTCTTGTTAGTATAATGAATGAAGTTGAGATATTTTGGCAAGAACGTGAAAGCATGAAGGAGATCTGCACAAAAATACACAAAGGCCAAAGCacatttaaatttttatcacAATGAAGGCTCACGATGAAGAACACAGTTCCAAAGTTGTTTTGAGCCAGGTGATCACAGTTCAGGAAAAAATAACAATGTGGATGTTATGAAAATCATGAGAATTGAAGATGTCAAGCCATTTTAGTATTTTTGACAGTGTGGTTACTGGTTTTTATTCATCTCAAGATAGATACACAAACTAGGAAGAGGGTAATTCAAATGTCAAGCAATCAGCTTTATTTACTTGCAACATGTTCggatcaacttctcttttatcagaatcaattctgatacTCAGAAGCGACTCATAAAAGCTTCCCccaagaattgattctgacttcagaatcaattatggaatggtttccaaacatgcacttggTTGGAGTGACTGAATTCAGAATCTTTTAGAATTTCAAATTGACCTCAACTTGGAATTAACACATTGTGCTAACCAAAAATAGAAAGTGAACATTAGATGAACAGAAGCTTAAGTGTCACTTACCATCCTGAGTCATAAGAGGATAATCTGAAGCAGTTAAAGTGATGAACCAGTCCCAATCTGAGTTAACTTTAAGAAGCAAAGCAGCAGCATGCAGAGGAGCAGAAAGTGCAGAAGATCCCATCCTATTGATGGCATAACTTTTCCCAATGACATTCACATTCCCAAATGCCTCAAACAACTTATGGGATTTAACTGAAAGAGCTAAGTCCATTCTTTCAGACTCAGAGGAACCATCATCAAGCTGAAGTAGGTACTGATTTCTTGGATGGTACACTGCCTTCAACAGCCTTAGCATCTTGTTGCTCTCTCCCTTCATGCCGAAAATCCAATACGCAAGAACAGGAGGGTACCCTTTTCCTTTTGATACATCTCGCTTAGGATGGTAGTGCTGTAACCTGGTGACTGTGGTGTAAGACACGTTTGCAAAACTCAATCTTGAAACTGTCCCAatcaacaccaaacacacagcaAAAGCCAGAATGCAGAGACGATAATCCAATCCTCTACATGGAATTTTGGAATTTCTCATTGAAATTCTGGTCTTTGGGTGCaagaaagttaaaaaaaattaagtgcaGATCGATTTGGCTGTCATCAAAAGTTCATCTTTCTTCTGAAAGCAGGTTCAGCAGATAGGCCTGAAGCAACAAAATTTGCCATTTCTGGAGATATGAAGCAGAGATGAAAATCTTCAAGTCCTAATGAATCCAAATGCATATAATCAAAATAGCATGAAAGCTACTAATTAAAATGGTAAGGTACATCTATATAATCAAAATAGCTCAACTTAAAGCGAAAGGAGTAAGGTGACAAATCAGTGTAGAAGGTGTGAATGTGATAGGGGGCAGAAAAGGGTGAGGGATGTTGAAACTTGTACCTAACGTTTTAAAACTTGAACTGGAAGATACCAAAAGCAGGATTCAAAATTGAGACATCAATGAAAAGCTATATAGAGAAGGGAGTTTGCATGTGCAAATTTTCCGCAAAAAGAATCTTAGTCTCATGTTGATGTAAGCCCATTAAATGGTGTACAATTGAATAAAATAGTATAGGTTATATGGTTTGAGGCAGTGTTGTAACTTGTGAGGCAATATTACTTTTAGTTGAGAAAATCCTTTTGTATTTAGCAGCAGCAAAATGCTATCAACACTCATTGTTTCAACATTTTCATTTATTGTTTGAAACTTATGTAGTTATGTGGATCCACATTTTAGTTGACCAACTTCCAATTTAGTAGGATTAGCATGAATTCTAACTGATAAGATGAAGAGTGTTTAAAATATAGTGTTAAAGGGAGTGTTATTAACATTCATCTTATCACTAAAATGATATAGCAATATTCTTAGCCTTAAACCATAATCATTAGTAAGCTTTTCAaggaaaaaatcaaaattctcCATGGTTTGACTTCATTTATGTTTTCACTATGTGCAAGATTTTTATAaacaattttatttcattacTATGAATAATCAATAAAAAAAGTTGCAGAGTGATAAAAAATGACAATATCTTAGtaactaaaaaataattatatagtgTGCCTTGGTGATTGTTCACCTCGTCCCTTAACTATGTGGTTGAGAACTCAATTCTCGTCCATAAAAATGAAGCACAATTGAGAATCGATAGATAAATTAAATTGAAGTAGAATGGACGGATAAATAATGAATTGTACAattgagaaagaaaacaaaagtgtGAATTACAAGCCAAAAAGGTTTAGTAAGTTTAAATTTTAGGGAGAAGTATAGTCGTATATATGGGGGGCATTGGGGGCCTTTAGTATTCTTGTTGTGGGTGCAATACAATATCAATGTCCTAACCTTTTAgaggatgtatcatatgagaaatgtgtttttatatgagaaaataaaaataaatcacaatCGTTATATCTAATCATCAATGaccaagattaaaacaatttaatgctcacatgaccacttaaaaatgtcatatgactttttaatatatatatatatatatatatatatatatatattgctgGTATACATCATAGAAATTCTCGTGGGGAAACTGCCCCCTCCAGGTTTAATTCCATCTCTTGTTTGAGCTAGGATGGAATACAGTAAAATGCAATCAAACACTCACTTTAACACTTTATGATCGAATTAAGTCCGACCAATCACTTAGATAAGTGTTGAAGTTATGAACGATAAGAATCTGATGTGGTGGTCTTTGGCTCTATAACCCTTCATAGTGGTGGTGACACTGTGGTGCCCGCCCAATGATAGTAACTGAGAGGACAAGTCCAATGCTCATGTCAATAACGTTTTGTTTGGTCTAGaagagaaatagagaaaatagaagatgagtagagagaaagaaGTGATAAATATAGTAGATTTTGAGGTTACTTGCTATGAGAAAAATAGAAGAGAgataaaagtgaaaaatagTGGTGAGTGGTAGTAAATATACACTTtatccaaataaaaaaaaaactattgaaaTAGCAAGTCCAATTTTGGAAAAAGACATAACTCTGTCTTTCATATCTCTCTCTATCAAAATCACCCTCcaccaaacaaagcataaagGAAGATGTGGATAGTAGTAGTATAACATTAGAACTATAAAACATACTTGATGCTCTCTTCTATGCTGGTTAAATAGTTTGAGGTTAACGAAGTCAAGGTAACGTCAACGTCTTGCTTTGACTTCCTTGCAGCGTGGTTTAATGTGGACCCTTGATACCCCAAAGCTCAAGAGATCACAGAGTGAGAATTATTTCGTTACGAGTATCGCTGGAGGTGTGATGGTCATGTCAATGTCGCTCGTTCACATGGATTGAAGATGTCAGGGATAAGTCTTTTTCGCTTCATACTCGTAGACAGTGCACTTTGCGGTTGACCCTTCGATCTCGCATGTGTCTCCTAGGGCTTAGGGGATCAACGTTAAGGATTAGGCTGGCTAGTTGTCAACCTATCGTCGGGTGCAATGCCTAGTCCTGGTTAGTATTTTTGGTCAACTGCTCTAAGGTGGGTAAAGTATCTTTTTGCAGGTTTCTCTTTGTATACCATTGGGTCATATGATTTTTCTAAGGTTAGTTGTGGGGAAAAAAGGCGGTAGCGTGACTCGTACATCGTCGAGAAGTGTCGTCGTGATGCCTAGTGATTCGATCATACAATGGTAAGGTCATGGATGTCTTGATCTGAGTCAAATGCCTTGGTAAATTCGGTTGAGCTACTAATGGGTCATGGTAACGATGAGGGTTTGGTAACTACCGATTCAGTAGTCCCCTAGCTTTGGTTATCACTAAAGGCAGTGGTTTAAATATAATGGGTCGTGGTCTCGTCGATGGTTTGACAACTACTAGAACAATACTCACTTATCTTGTATCATCATCAATGGTGGTGGGCAAGCAATTGATGAAGAAAATTCAAGACTGTCATAACAGTTGTAACCCCCAAGCTCTGGCCGGTACCGGAGGTGGTGGGTGAGCTATGAATGAGGTAGGGTACGATTGAGAAATTATACTTAGGGTTCAGAGAATAACGGGACGCACGTCCCCTAGCCCTGGCCCGCATGGAGTGATGGTTGAGCTGTTTTAAAGGTATTTGTGGGAAGGTTTGATGTAGGGGTAAGTTTCCATGGGTTGTGTTATGGCCAAGGTAAGTTTGAACCCTAGTGGTAATTTTTACCGTCAAATGTAACTTTTGGCACGGTAAAAACTATTTGGACGATGTGGCATAGTGTGATTGGATTTGCGATTCTCGTCAATCTGTAAGTACCTTTATAAGCGTTTTGTAGTCTCGAAAGTATACGCAGGTCCGTTATGGTGACCGGAGTTGAACCCACCCAAACTCGTCAAAGACAAAAGTATATAATAAAcgaattttttatataaatcaaTGATATTATTCATGTCAATCTCAGAATCTGAGTCAGCCAAGAGTATCAACCTCATTCATCAATCGTATAGAATAAAAGCACTATTGGAATTGGGATAGGAACAAAGAGAGCAAGTGTGGCCGTGTGTGTGGGTATACactatacatatatatatatattctgtaTTCTGTTTGTTGTGGGTTTTAGGCTTTACCAAAACCCAAAACTTTGAGCGCTCCATTCTGCACCTATAACCGAATCCAATTATTCAAATCCAATCACAGACTCTTTGTGTTTCTTTCGTTCTATGCTAATGGAAGCACTGTCGATTCACCCTGCGGCGGAGACTCATTCCCTCCTCCACCGCACTCCTTCTTCCGCCGTCAAAACACCGCGCACCGCTTTCCTCAGAATCTCCCATCACCCACCCTCGCAGGTTGTCTCTCTTCGCGTCTCTGCTCTCCCACCTCACCTTCCCAGCGATGCCGATGAAGGCAATGCCTCCGGTTTAGCTTCTCAGCCTCAAGAGGTATGCATCATTCCCTTCCCTCTTCTCTCTTATACTTTGCTGAGTTCCATGTATTGTCTTGTGTTGTTTTACCCTACCCAGTTCATGGGAATATGTTCATTTATTGGTAAACTTATTTTTTGTTCTTATAGATCAATAAAGTTTTATACTTTGCTGAGTTACATGTGTTATGCTGTGTTGGGTTGTTTTTCCCTGGCTTCAAGTTCCAACTTGTGTGTTTTACACTACACTGACACAGTTCATGGGAAATTTTATGATTTATAATAATAGGTTCATTGATGGGTCATCTAGTTTTTTGTTTCTATAGATGATCAACAGATAAGTTTTATCATTGACCCTTTGACTTAGTTGGGTGGCCTTTTGTTTTGAAGGAAAATTTAAACCATGCTGAGACTCAGAGTTCTGATAAAGATACAGTTGAGCCACTACAAACTAGTAACATGTCATGGTCAACTATCACTACACAAGGGGGGAGTGTATCTGGTGGGGGTACCAGGGCTGGACTTTTCAGAACACCTATTTCTGGTGGTGTCCAGAGTGCTACCTCGGCTCATGGTTTACCTAGACCAGCTTTGGCGGTACGCAATTTGATGGAGCAGGTAAGGTGCTGGTCTTTCTGGTATAATGTCAAATTGAATTTGGTGCAAGTTCCGTTCATGGATTCCCTTTGTTAATTCTTTATTTCATTTGCCTTTTTTTTCTTGTATAATTCAAGGCCAGGTTTGCTCATTTGTGCACTGTAATGTCTCGCATGCACCACCGGCGAGAAGGATATCCGTTTGGTTCCTTGGTTGATTTTGCACCAGATTCAATGGGCCGTAAGTCAATAATTCTTCATTTGCTTGATTAGTTATTTCCATTTGCTCGTGAATATTTTATGCACATATGGGGGTTTATTGCTTGTTTGTTCATCCATGGTTCCAATGAGGTTAATAGGAGACTAAGTTGGGAGTTCTGGTCCAAGATGCCAGGTGCTAAACAATCATAATAATTAGTTTTCTTAGTCTTTAGTATGCTGATGGATAAACATAATCAAATAGTTATGAATAGGGGGGCATGCACTGCTGTTGGTTCCATTCTAGTTTTGATCCTTGCTCAGAAAAGAGTGAGAATATGATGCAAACTGAAAATTAGCATGGAAAGTAGGAACTGGGGAATCTAAATTCCTCACAAGCAGAGTCAGCCCTCTGTTAAAAATAAAATGCAGATGGAAACAAGAAGATAACAATGAAGATTTTGCAACTGAACAGAATACTCCAACCAACTTGAGCCTTTTCTCCTAGCTCAAGCCTTACCTATCTCTTCCTCTTATCTTTTCCCTTTATCTTTGCTCCCAATTCTGGAACTTCTAGTGAACATGTGATAACCATCCCTGCTGTTACAGCCTTCCCAGTTCCCACTCTCTTGTGAACTTTTCCCCCGACATCTTCTCTCTCGCAGAAACATATGCTTTGAATCTATTTAATATCACATGGGAATACGTATGATGTTCCTGTTTTAGTTGGAATATGGGTGTTAAGTTACAGAAATTTCATTGTAGTTGGCCGTTACTTATTATACCGCATAAAATACGGGAAAAACAAAGAATGGATAAAAGATTCACAGTCCACCTCAAGATACTAGCATTCTAACTAGCTCCAGGATGTGCCAGTTTGGTGGTATCATTTATTTCTGTCACATGAGCTAGATAAAGATTAAtctgttgggggagacaggggagcccatgggtcgaggagcaagacaccaagggatatcgacgccacatcttaacccaaaaccttaaggcattaggtttatgggtcacatctcttataaactctccctctcaccttgacttctccgatgtgggacttgacttcaacacttgattccaacaatctccccctcaagtgtgagtccctcaaccacatcacccatggtcctACCGTatgcggaagctatccaccttgcaCCGTCGTTCGCTGgcaacggaacccgccgcctagccacactgctaggaagactttcgacacaaggagccgtcatggtcccacgaaccatcggctctgataccacttgttgggggagacaggggagcccatgggccgaggagcaagacaccaagagatatcgacgccacatcttaacccaaaaccttaaggcattaggtttatgggtcacatctcttataaactctccctctcaccttgacttctccgatgtgggacttgactttaacacttgattccaacataATCATTTCTGAAGTCTGTCTCATGCTGATCATTACCTTATACGTCAGTATGGACTTTTGAAATTTGAACTAAATAAGGCTCACTTGTTTGTTCGTAGTGTTAAATATGTTGTATGTTCTTGATTCACAGATCCAGTATTTTCATTTTCTCCTCTCGCAATTCACACAAGGAATTTGCTGGCTAACCCAAGATGCACTCTTGTTGTTCAGGTTTGCAATTTTATATTTCATATGTGAGCTTTAATATTTATGATTCTTGTTTTTCTCCTTCTATTGGTTTTATTGCTGTTGTGTTTGTTAGATACCTGGATGGAGTGGCTTGTCCAATGCAAGGGTGACAATTTTTGGAGATGTCTATCCACTTCCAGAAGATCAACAGGTTATTTACTGACTAATTTGTTCTTGAGGGTCAGCAAACTTACAATTCTTTGTAGTTTGTACTTTGTACCTTTAACTACATATATAGAGCTACTTTTGATTTAGAGAGTTTGCTTCTCTAAAGTAAGGGGATTACTTTAGAGGGTAAAGTAAGCAATTATAATAGTTGAGTGAGAAATTAACGGTTGAGATTGTGATTATATACTTGCACATGTGTACCAAATTATGGTTTAAGTTTAacattattttttcttaatCAATGGTTGTAATGGGGCATAATTTACCCTCTAAAGTTGTCCTTTGACTTCAGAGGAGCTATATCCCTTAGAGGTTTACTTGTACATATCATAATATCTGTTTGTGCTAGCAGGAATGGGCTCATAAGCAGTACATTGCGAAACATCATCAGGGTCCTTCTCAACAGTGGGGCAACTTCTACTATTTTAGGATGCAGAATATAAGGTTGGCTACTTTCAAATTCTCTTGAGTTGCAAAGCTGATTGTGTAGTTGTGTTGAACAAATCATCTTTTGCGCGGGGCATTTTACCTAGGCCTGGTTTATAAATGTCAGTATTAGTCATAACTCAAAGCGCATTATGTCTTTGACAagagaaacaatttttttctgttGAGTTACAAAATAATCATGTTTTTGGTTGTCTGGTGTATCGTCCAGAACAAGTGCAGGTCTTTTTTTCCCTTATGAAACTTACCATGAAAATATATATAGGGTTCGGTTGGGAAAACAGctttaattaagcgcttattcataagctaatttattgaaataagttgaaaataggttataaataaacataaacttttttatttataaactattctgaataacttatgaaaataagctcaaaacagcttacaGGTAGGTAGGCCATAAACTATTTATGTAAGCTCTTTCAAACACTTTTATAAGTGTTTATGCTgtaagataaactcaaataagctcATCCAAACAGGCCATAGTTccttattaaataatattttagcaCTTCGCACAATCGAGTCCTTGTAGAATTGAGGAATACAAATTCTTCATGTTGTTTGTTACCATCTTTATCAACTTTCATACCTAATtcaatcagtttttttttttatcattgacAGTGACATATATTTCATTGGAGGCTTTGGTACCGTTGCTTGGGTGGATGTAAAGGAATATGAAACCCTTCAACCTGATAAGATTGCAGTTGAGGGTGGTGAGCAGTATCTAAAGGTAaattttctgatttctctctctaGAACTAAAGGAAATCAATAACATCTGATTTGTGTAAACACAAGTAAATAATTCTATTTTAAAGAAATTGATAACTCGTAATTGTCTCTTTCTTACCACATTTAGGAGGAGAATTTTATGGGGTTTGGTTTGTGGAAGGGAGATCTTAACATTTTAGGCCTAGTAGCTGGAGATGGATGTATAACTAAATGGACACTCAACTAGACTGGGATGGATTTATAGGTTAACTAGTTGGCCCTTGCCCCCAACCCCCTTTCCTTTTACTCAATAAAGCTCCCAAAAAGGGTTGATTAATAactttatttttcatatatCCTAAGTTCCTAACAATATCTGTTAGGAACAGACTCTCTTTTAAAAGAGTCTATGAATAGTGTAATAGGAGAATTGTAGAAGATCATAACTTGTAGCTAAGTACTATTGTAAACAATTCAGAGTTTCTGCTGTAACTAACTTTGTAACTGCCTATGTGTTGCTGCTAGGCTATAAATAGAAGTAGTTGTGGTAGAGTTCAGTTTTGGATTTGGAAATGATTTTGTGGACACTGAGTTACTCGAATTACTCAGAACCCTGATTCTTGGTCTATCCTACAATGGGAAGATATTGAGAAATTAGGGTTCCTGAGTAAAATTTTCTATCTTTCCATTTTTGGCGCCAGTGTCTGTCATATATCTCTAACATAGAGTTATATCTCACTTCATTGCTTTGGTTTTATGTTTGAAAAAATAGGAGCTCAATGCCATATTCTCAAAGCCCCTAAAGAAACTTCTATCTAATGAGACTGAGATAGACGACGCAGCACTCATATCTATAGACAGCAAAGGGACTGATATTAGGGTCCGTCAAGGTGCCCAGGTAAGCTTTCCTTCTTGCAACAGTTAGATTGGCTTTCTAACATTTGTAGCTGCTCTCTGTCTGTATAACTTAATGTTACGTATGCAGTTCAACATTCAGAGAATATCATTTGATGAAGGGCAGAATGTAGAAACATTAGAAGAAGCTAAAGCTGCTCTGCAGAAATTAATACACAGAGGGAAGGTGCACAACTTGCATCAATAAGAAGTTCAGAAACCCGCAAGCTTCGAATCTGACATTTTTGGACTTGTTAATTTTATACATCTTGCCTGGCTGACATGAAAGTGTATTTACTTGCAACTGCAAGGATATTTTATTAAGGCTGGTCGTGAAATCGTGGGCAATAACCCAGTAGTCAAACTAGAAATAACATACCCGAACTGAGAAGAAATAACAGTATGCTTCCtttttttgctttcttttttcTAAATTCTTATCTTGAATCCACTTCCATGCGTGGAGTGTAAAATGCTAGCCAAATTTGATGGGAACTAATGTATTTACTAATTGAAACTAATCGTCTCagatttttatatgaaagcCTCGACCAGTTTTGACATAATTTTTCTTAACATGCAAAATCATTCTTTTATCCAAAATATAAcaattagtgcatgtttggttctttttaaatatattttttagccATGTACTTACTGGGGTGTCCATTTACATGCTGAAACCTCCCTTATCTCGCACTAGATACATACCTAATGACCTAATTTGCTAGATTCAAAGATTGGTTTAAGAGGTACATGTTTGATTCACCTTAAACTAGTTCTCGAGATCGAACTTTGTGTATGGGAAAAGAAAAATGCTGCTGAGAGGACTAGCTTTACTAGAATGTGGAAGTTCGGTgtttgaaaagtgaaaaggatTGCCTCCTTTGGAATGTACTATGATGGTTTGGCACTTGTACTCTATAGATTCTCCATTCAATGAATGTCTTTGGCTTTATACACCATTCACTGTATAGGTGGCAACCTAACTTAAAAGCAATGAAATGAATGTCTCAATTTTCAGTAATAGTATAAAATAGCTCAATGCCTAGTAAAAACCAGAAGCAGAGGGAAGAAATATGCAGTATACCACAGATGGACAGCACAGTTCCCTCAGATTATACCCTACCAATTAAACTCTAATTAATTTGTCAAACCTTATCAATATACCAGTGATTATCCATTCAAATATGGAGTGCGGACAACGATAGTCAATATGAGGAAACCATCAATCTTTAACTTTGTAGTAAGCACAGTGATCTTGAGCTAGGGTCAAGAGATTCTTTTTCTTGTTTCATTCTCATTACATTTGGCATAGAACTAGAATtgaattctcttgacttgtccAGATAAGAAGCCAAAAGCATGTAGCACAGTTGCTGAGTAGGCTACAAAAGCATGTTAAAACAAAGACAAAGCTCATAATTTCATAAAGAGACAAAGAAAATGGTCACCCCACTTGTCCATATAATCAGTCTCTTTCTACACCATCATTTTTCCTTTCAccattttttaaataaacaGCTGGTACCCTGTCACCATTTGAATGCCGGCAGATTCGAGATTTAGTCACAGTTAA
This portion of the Lotus japonicus ecotype B-129 chromosome 3, LjGifu_v1.2 genome encodes:
- the LOC130745693 gene encoding beta-glucuronosyltransferase GlcAT14C-like, whose amino-acid sequence is MRNSKIPCRGLDYRLCILAFAVCLVLIGTVSRLSFANVSYTTVTRLQHYHPKRDVSKGKGYPPVLAYWIFGMKGESNKMLRLLKAVYHPRNQYLLQLDDGSSESERMDLALSVKSHKLFEAFGNVNVIGKSYAINRMGSSALSAPLHAAALLLKVNSDWDWFITLTASDYPLMTQDDLLHAFTFLPKYLNFIHYTNKTVRNVQRNTDQIVVDQSLHYEKSSPLFFAVESRETPEAFNMFHGSPWVILTRAFMEYCVKGWDNLPRKLLMFFSNVVYPLESYFHTVMCNSPEFQNTTVDNTLMYSLFDTDPSESQLLDISHYDTMLERGAAFARPFGEGDLVLEKIDDLILNRSSNGLVQGEWCSNTEINKTKKVSEDEGEFCSLSGNIDVVKPGMSGIKLGTLLDEIVNSGRSRTSQCQFYKG
- the LOC130745695 gene encoding uncharacterized protein LOC130745695; the protein is MLMEALSIHPAAETHSLLHRTPSSAVKTPRTAFLRISHHPPSQVVSLRVSALPPHLPSDADEGNASGLASQPQEENLNHAETQSSDKDTVEPLQTSNMSWSTITTQGGSVSGGGTRAGLFRTPISGGVQSATSAHGLPRPALAVRNLMEQARFAHLCTVMSRMHHRREGYPFGSLVDFAPDSMGHPVFSFSPLAIHTRNLLANPRCTLVVQIPGWSGLSNARVTIFGDVYPLPEDQQEWAHKQYIAKHHQGPSQQWGNFYYFRMQNISDIYFIGGFGTVAWVDVKEYETLQPDKIAVEGGEQYLKELNAIFSKPLKKLLSNETEIDDAALISIDSKGTDIRVRQGAQFNIQRISFDEGQNVETLEEAKAALQKLIHRGKVHNLHQ